The proteins below come from a single Eubacterium limosum genomic window:
- the mazG gene encoding nucleoside triphosphate pyrophosphohydrolase: MSQISIVGLGPGSFGQLTVETLELLHNENKNYFRTAIHPVVKDLEKRGIVYCSFDGLYEDSGCFEDVYESIAEQLVQKAEAGESLIYAVPGNPLFGEQSVINLMRKCLEKNISYQIYSGVSFVDISMMALEEDPVNGLKIIDAFEMKEQIPDKTMGNLITQVFNRHMASEVKLSLLDYYPDDYPVVLLINAGIPGQELIKEVPLCEVDWVEEINHLTTLYIPPDKNDLRSYQKLLEIMEILRSPEGCPWDRKQTHESLKAYLLEETYEVMDAIETEDTENLIEELGDLLFQIVFHAQLGREEGLFTINDVLEEINQKMVRRHPHVFMAPEEISTEKVLTNWDEIKKTEKQTQTISDEMERIPKAFTALMEACKVQSKASKAGFDWEDPLDALEKVAEEEQEVKAEILSECPDKLEEELGDLLFAVVNVVRLAKIQPEIALRKATQKFIMRFKEMEKITLNEQKSMLDYDLDGLEQLWQLVKSLKN, from the coding sequence ATGTCACAAATTAGTATTGTTGGTTTAGGACCAGGTTCCTTTGGTCAGCTGACTGTGGAAACTCTGGAGTTACTCCATAATGAAAATAAAAATTATTTCAGAACGGCTATCCACCCAGTGGTCAAAGATCTGGAAAAACGTGGAATAGTATACTGTAGCTTTGATGGATTGTATGAGGATAGCGGCTGCTTTGAAGATGTCTATGAAAGCATTGCGGAACAGCTTGTTCAAAAAGCAGAGGCTGGTGAGTCGCTGATCTACGCAGTTCCCGGAAATCCATTGTTCGGAGAACAAAGCGTCATTAATTTAATGCGTAAGTGTCTGGAAAAAAATATAAGCTATCAGATTTATTCGGGAGTAAGTTTTGTTGATATTTCGATGATGGCATTGGAAGAAGATCCGGTTAATGGGCTGAAAATTATTGATGCTTTTGAAATGAAAGAACAAATTCCGGATAAGACCATGGGCAATTTGATTACTCAGGTTTTTAACCGCCATATGGCCTCAGAGGTTAAGCTTTCCCTGCTCGATTATTATCCAGACGATTATCCAGTCGTTTTACTCATAAATGCGGGGATTCCAGGACAGGAGCTCATTAAAGAGGTACCTTTGTGCGAGGTGGACTGGGTTGAGGAAATCAACCATCTGACTACGCTCTACATCCCGCCGGATAAAAATGATTTAAGAAGCTACCAAAAGTTACTTGAAATTATGGAAATCCTCAGAAGCCCGGAAGGCTGCCCATGGGACAGAAAACAAACACATGAGAGCCTCAAAGCATATCTATTGGAAGAAACCTACGAGGTAATGGACGCCATTGAAACAGAGGATACAGAGAATCTCATTGAGGAACTGGGAGACTTGCTTTTTCAGATTGTGTTTCACGCCCAGCTGGGCAGAGAAGAAGGACTTTTTACAATCAACGATGTTCTGGAGGAAATCAACCAAAAAATGGTGCGCCGTCATCCCCATGTTTTTATGGCGCCTGAGGAGATTTCAACCGAAAAGGTTCTCACCAATTGGGATGAGATTAAAAAAACAGAAAAGCAGACACAAACCATCTCAGATGAAATGGAACGTATTCCCAAAGCGTTCACTGCCTTGATGGAGGCCTGTAAAGTTCAATCCAAAGCATCTAAGGCAGGGTTTGATTGGGAAGATCCTCTGGACGCGTTGGAAAAAGTTGCTGAGGAAGAACAGGAAGTAAAAGCAGAGATTTTAAGTGAATGTCCGGATAAATTGGAAGAAGAACTGGGGGATCTGCTGTTTGCAGTTGTCAATGTTGTTCGTCTGGCGAAAATTCAGCCGGAAATTGCATTGCGCAAAGCGACTCAAAAGTTTATTATGCGTTTTAAAGAAATGGAAAAAATTACCCTAAATGAACAAAAAAGTATGCTTGATTACGATCTTGATGGCCTTGAACAGCTATGGCAACTGGTGAAATCCTTAAAAAACTAA
- a CDS encoding HU family DNA-binding protein, with translation MNKSELIAAMAEKSGLSKKDSEKALGAFMDTVVDALKDGDKVALVGFGTFDVRERAARTGLNPRTKEPIEIAASKAPAFKAGKAFKDELNK, from the coding sequence ATGAACAAATCAGAATTAATTGCCGCTATGGCAGAAAAATCGGGATTATCTAAAAAGGACTCTGAAAAAGCTTTAGGTGCTTTTATGGATACCGTTGTTGACGCCTTAAAGGACGGCGACAAAGTTGCTCTGGTAGGTTTCGGTACTTTTGATGTTCGTGAAAGAGCTGCTAGAACCGGTTTAAATCCAAGAACCAAAGAACCAATTGAAATTGCTGCTTCAAAAGCTCCAGCATTTAAAGCAGGAAAGGCATTTAAAGACGAATTAAACAAATAA
- a CDS encoding RNA-binding S4 domain-containing protein — MRVDKFLKNARLIKRRTVGKAACDGGRITINGKEAKPGSRLKVGDILTIAYGDGEQKIEVLELLEHAPKDKATEMYKEL; from the coding sequence ATGCGAGTTGACAAATTTTTAAAAAATGCCCGTTTAATTAAACGACGTACCGTGGGAAAAGCAGCATGTGATGGAGGGCGGATTACGATCAATGGAAAAGAGGCGAAGCCTGGAAGCCGTCTGAAGGTTGGTGATATTCTTACGATAGCATACGGCGACGGTGAACAAAAAATCGAGGTTTTGGAGTTGTTAGAACATGCGCCCAAGGATAAAGCAACAGAGATGTACAAGGAGCTCTAG
- a CDS encoding FtsB family cell division protein: MAEKKKNALRRRFKPKMGTIIVTLVLLIFVGTLFGTNAMKIHQLNAQKADIQSKLDEAEKKSKQLDEDIKQIGTKNYIELIARKYLGLYYPDEKIVVPVEGKDNNGQNNSEQPAEQPTPTTDDSSQDNSNSDEQQSEENE; the protein is encoded by the coding sequence GTGGCGGAAAAGAAAAAAAACGCCCTTCGCAGACGCTTTAAGCCTAAAATGGGGACAATTATTGTGACATTGGTTCTTTTGATCTTTGTCGGTACGCTGTTTGGAACCAATGCCATGAAAATTCATCAGCTTAACGCTCAAAAGGCAGATATACAATCCAAGCTGGACGAGGCGGAAAAGAAAAGCAAACAGCTGGATGAAGATATAAAGCAAATTGGAACAAAAAATTATATAGAACTCATTGCACGAAAATATTTGGGACTTTATTATCCAGATGAAAAGATTGTAGTGCCTGTAGAGGGCAAAGATAATAACGGACAGAATAATAGCGAGCAGCCGGCAGAACAGCCGACACCAACAACTGACGATAGCAGTCAGGATAATTCCAATAGCGATGAGCAGCAAAGTGAGGAAAACGAATGA
- a CDS encoding Ppx/GppA phosphatase family protein, translating to MSESSVPKQPKINRAVIDIGTNSTRMLIFRRDKKGQLFRVNKSVRYTRMGQGVNKTKRLHSDAIKRNIEALEEYKSIAEDYEVKEMFIFGTSALRDAENSSEFIDMAEQKLGMKVEIISGEKEAEYGFIGVSQCFDEGLLIFDIGGGSTELIYGKGRDLIKMKSLDIGSVRSTEAFIENDPPEAEELNQLNQNAAEALEKALADYESYKPYKLIGIGGTATTVSTIKQKLKIYDSEQVHQSIVAKAELESIIQNLSSKTIDERRQIVGLEAKRADIIIAGTSILDNILKVTGKDSFVVCDYDNLEGAAYSRFFADEK from the coding sequence ATGAGTGAATCAAGTGTACCTAAACAACCTAAAATCAATCGAGCTGTGATTGATATCGGAACAAATTCAACGAGGATGCTGATATTTAGAAGAGATAAAAAAGGGCAGCTCTTTCGTGTCAATAAGTCAGTCCGATATACTCGGATGGGTCAGGGTGTTAATAAGACAAAACGCCTTCACTCAGATGCGATCAAACGAAATATTGAGGCTTTGGAAGAGTACAAGAGCATCGCTGAAGATTATGAAGTTAAGGAAATGTTTATTTTTGGTACAAGTGCGCTCCGGGATGCTGAAAATTCTTCGGAATTTATTGATATGGCCGAACAAAAACTTGGAATGAAGGTAGAGATTATTTCTGGTGAAAAAGAGGCGGAATATGGCTTTATCGGCGTATCACAATGTTTTGATGAGGGGCTGCTTATTTTTGACATTGGCGGTGGAAGCACTGAACTGATATACGGAAAAGGCCGAGATCTCATAAAAATGAAAAGTCTGGATATTGGGAGCGTCCGTTCCACTGAAGCTTTTATTGAAAATGATCCCCCTGAAGCGGAAGAACTGAATCAATTAAATCAAAATGCTGCTGAAGCGCTTGAAAAAGCACTCGCTGATTATGAATCCTATAAGCCTTATAAACTGATTGGTATTGGAGGAACAGCGACAACGGTATCCACAATCAAGCAGAAGTTGAAAATTTATGATAGCGAACAGGTGCATCAGAGCATTGTCGCTAAAGCAGAGCTTGAATCAATTATCCAGAACCTTTCGTCAAAAACAATTGATGAGCGCCGTCAGATCGTTGGGCTGGAAGCAAAGCGGGCAGACATCATCATCGCGGGTACCAGCATTCTCGATAATATTTTGAAGGTTACCGGAAAAGATTCGTTTGTTGTCTGTGACTATGATAATCTGGAAGGAGCGGCATACAGCCGTTTTTTCGCAGATGAAAAATAA
- the tilS gene encoding tRNA lysidine(34) synthetase TilS: MEEKLLQYISYNGLIMAGDRILIGVSGGADSLALLYFLKKYQGVLNIEIAAAHLNHEIRGKAAEEDHAFVKEFCFKQSVLLYDKSVDVIRLAKKNKISLEEAGREARYAFFKELQSSEAYNKLALGHHLNDQAETVLMRLIRGTGVKGAAGMLSETKGESDIIRPLLCVDKKTVISYCKKNGLRYRTDDTNFETDVTRNKLRLEIIPMLKAINPKVEEHLSEFAMLAHEHEQFLQNSIAELSTNMITKKSNRVYLNLEMWRLQFPLLQKELLRQMVLQLKGSLKEIEYNHILCVKQQLLSEKTVWELHLPHGMQAVRRYDLFWIEEKKTVVPEIGCYELLPDKAYYFAKEGLWIKLTVIPDGSIKKSKELKNHSEKYFDYGKIRGKLYLRNRRPGDFFSPVGITGKKKIKDYFIDRKVEREKRDAVPLLAVGSEVIWILGYAINREYQVSPETKSILKVQYQIIGEKFGV; this comes from the coding sequence ATGGAAGAAAAGCTTTTACAATACATTTCTTATAACGGACTGATAATGGCCGGCGATCGCATTCTAATCGGAGTATCCGGTGGAGCTGATTCGCTGGCCTTGTTGTATTTTTTGAAAAAGTATCAAGGGGTTTTGAACATTGAAATTGCAGCCGCACATTTGAACCATGAGATCAGAGGGAAGGCGGCAGAAGAGGACCATGCTTTTGTAAAAGAATTCTGCTTTAAACAGTCTGTTTTGCTTTATGATAAATCTGTAGATGTTATTCGGCTGGCAAAAAAGAATAAAATTTCGCTTGAAGAGGCTGGAAGAGAGGCAAGATATGCTTTTTTTAAAGAACTTCAAAGCTCGGAAGCGTATAATAAACTGGCTTTAGGACATCATCTTAACGATCAGGCAGAAACAGTTTTAATGCGTCTGATTCGAGGTACCGGTGTAAAAGGAGCGGCAGGAATGCTTTCTGAAACCAAGGGGGAAAGCGATATAATCCGTCCTTTACTGTGTGTGGATAAAAAGACGGTTATTTCTTATTGCAAAAAAAATGGTCTGCGTTATCGGACCGATGATACTAATTTTGAAACCGATGTTACCCGAAATAAGCTGAGATTGGAAATTATTCCAATGCTCAAGGCGATCAATCCAAAGGTTGAAGAGCATTTATCTGAATTTGCGATGCTTGCACATGAGCATGAGCAGTTTTTGCAAAATTCTATTGCTGAGTTGAGTACAAATATGATTACAAAAAAAAGTAATCGGGTATATCTTAATTTAGAAATGTGGCGGTTACAGTTCCCGCTTCTTCAGAAGGAACTTCTTCGTCAGATGGTTTTGCAGCTTAAGGGTAGTTTAAAAGAAATAGAGTACAATCATATCCTATGCGTTAAACAGCAGCTTTTATCTGAAAAGACTGTCTGGGAGCTTCATTTACCGCATGGTATGCAGGCTGTCAGGCGATATGATCTTTTTTGGATAGAAGAAAAAAAGACTGTTGTACCAGAAATTGGCTGCTATGAATTGCTGCCGGATAAAGCGTATTATTTTGCAAAAGAAGGTTTGTGGATCAAATTGACAGTGATTCCCGATGGTTCTATAAAAAAATCAAAAGAATTAAAAAATCATAGTGAAAAATATTTTGATTATGGTAAAATAAGAGGAAAGCTTTATTTGAGAAATCGTCGTCCTGGTGATTTTTTTAGTCCTGTCGGCATAACAGGCAAAAAAAAGATAAAAGATTATTTCATTGATCGGAAGGTTGAGCGTGAAAAGCGTGATGCAGTTCCGCTGTTAGCGGTGGGGTCAGAAGTGATCTGGATTTTGGGATATGCGATAAACCGGGAGTATCAGGTAAGTCCTGAGACAAAAAGCATTCTTAAAGTTCAATACCAAATAATAGGAGAGAAGTTTGGCGTTTGA
- the hpt gene encoding hypoxanthine phosphoribosyltransferase, with protein sequence MAFDFEKILIEKHTIEKRVAELGKKISSDYADEELMAICILKGSILFFADLIRCLSIPVKIDFIKASSYGTRTSTSGKVKVDDLLSEKIKGRSVILVEDIVDSGFTIKRILDFFMEQGVSDVRVCTLLDKPDRRVADVEPDYSGFTIPDEFVVGYGMDFDQRYRNLPYIAVLKETEK encoded by the coding sequence TTGGCGTTTGATTTTGAAAAAATCTTGATAGAAAAGCATACAATAGAGAAAAGAGTAGCTGAGCTTGGAAAAAAGATTTCATCCGATTATGCAGACGAAGAGCTTATGGCAATCTGTATTTTAAAAGGAAGTATCTTATTTTTTGCTGATTTGATAAGATGCTTGAGTATTCCGGTCAAAATTGACTTTATTAAGGCATCCAGCTATGGAACGCGTACCAGCACTTCAGGAAAAGTGAAGGTTGATGATCTTTTATCGGAAAAGATAAAGGGCCGGAGTGTGATTCTGGTAGAAGACATTGTGGACAGCGGTTTTACCATAAAACGTATCTTGGATTTCTTTATGGAACAAGGTGTTTCCGATGTCAGAGTCTGTACCCTGCTTGACAAACCAGATCGCCGGGTGGCGGATGTGGAACCTGATTACTCAGGCTTTACCATTCCGGATGAATTTGTTGTCGGATATGGAATGGACTTTGATCAAAGGTATCGAAACTTGCCGTACATTGCTGTTTTAAAAGAAACAGAAAAATAA
- the ftsH gene encoding ATP-dependent zinc metalloprotease FtsH has protein sequence MNKYLKMIGFYLVILLIIIVAVTFLNPMQSDVKTLTYSELLSNLDQKQVSEIEINQSSVKGKLANGDSFEAIVPQYLIDEQISDYITGNPDQNIEKNPNMNVTVAKPQDSWWISLIPSAVIIILMVVFFMMFANQSGGGGGKVMSFGKSKARMHTDADKKVTFANVAGADEEKEELEEIVDFLKSPERYNKLGARIPKGVLLVGPPGTGKTLLARAVAGEAGVPFYIISGSDFVEMFVGVGASRVRDLFETAKKSAPCIIFIDEIDAVGRHRGAGLGGGHDEREQTLNQLLVEMDGFGVNEGIIVIAATNRPDILDPALLRPGRFDRQVLVGVPDVKGREEILKVHQKDKPLDSSVDLGVIAKGTPGFTGADLENLMNEAALLTARKKAKVITMAELEEAIKRVIAGPEKKSKVVVESDQKITAYHEAGHAIVMEYLHNGEEVHEISIIPRGMAAGYTISLPSDDSQHMSKGKLMDKIAGLLGGRAAEKVALDDICTGASNDIERATSIARKMVTEWGMSEHLGPMTFGHDDGGEVFLGRDLGRSRNYSEEVAAVIDKEIRNIVETAFERACLILTEKKDKLVEISEHLLEVNTITGEEFRAMYSRLPLDDGKPLDEGNIGDPVPEV, from the coding sequence TTGAATAAATATCTAAAAATGATAGGGTTTTATTTAGTGATTTTGTTGATTATTATCGTCGCAGTTACTTTTTTAAATCCAATGCAGTCTGATGTTAAAACTTTAACATATAGTGAACTGTTGAGTAATTTGGACCAAAAACAGGTTTCTGAAATAGAGATTAATCAGTCTTCCGTAAAAGGGAAGCTTGCGAATGGTGACAGCTTTGAAGCCATTGTGCCTCAATATCTTATTGATGAACAAATCAGCGACTACATTACAGGAAACCCGGATCAGAACATTGAAAAGAATCCGAATATGAATGTTACGGTTGCAAAACCACAGGATTCCTGGTGGATCTCTTTGATTCCTTCAGCGGTTATTATTATCCTGATGGTTGTTTTCTTTATGATGTTTGCAAACCAGTCTGGCGGAGGCGGAGGAAAGGTTATGTCCTTCGGTAAAAGTAAGGCAAGAATGCATACCGACGCAGATAAGAAGGTTACCTTTGCAAATGTAGCTGGCGCAGATGAAGAAAAAGAAGAACTGGAGGAAATCGTTGATTTCTTAAAGTCGCCTGAGCGTTATAATAAGCTTGGAGCACGTATTCCTAAGGGGGTTCTTTTAGTGGGCCCTCCGGGAACAGGGAAGACTTTGCTTGCGCGTGCCGTTGCAGGTGAAGCGGGTGTTCCGTTCTATATCATTTCCGGTTCAGATTTTGTTGAAATGTTTGTAGGGGTTGGTGCCTCGCGAGTAAGAGATCTGTTTGAGACAGCAAAGAAAAGTGCACCCTGTATTATCTTTATTGATGAAATTGACGCAGTTGGCCGTCATAGAGGTGCAGGTCTCGGCGGTGGACACGACGAGCGTGAACAGACGCTTAACCAGTTACTGGTTGAAATGGATGGTTTTGGCGTTAATGAAGGAATTATTGTTATTGCCGCGACAAACCGTCCGGATATTCTTGACCCGGCTTTGCTGCGTCCAGGACGTTTTGACCGCCAGGTATTGGTCGGTGTGCCGGATGTTAAAGGCCGTGAAGAAATTCTCAAGGTTCATCAGAAGGATAAACCATTGGATTCTTCTGTCGATTTAGGCGTAATTGCCAAGGGAACACCAGGATTTACAGGTGCAGACCTTGAAAACTTAATGAATGAAGCAGCCTTACTGACTGCCCGTAAAAAGGCAAAGGTTATTACGATGGCAGAGCTTGAAGAAGCGATTAAACGCGTTATTGCCGGTCCTGAAAAGAAGAGCAAGGTAGTAGTTGAGTCAGACCAGAAAATTACAGCTTACCATGAAGCTGGACACGCAATTGTTATGGAATATCTCCATAACGGCGAAGAAGTCCATGAAATTTCCATTATTCCGCGCGGTATGGCTGCGGGATATACGATTTCGCTTCCAAGTGATGACAGCCAGCATATGAGTAAAGGGAAATTGATGGATAAAATTGCAGGTCTGCTTGGCGGACGTGCAGCTGAAAAAGTCGCCCTTGATGATATTTGCACAGGTGCCTCTAACGATATCGAACGTGCTACCAGCATTGCCAGAAAGATGGTTACAGAATGGGGTATGAGTGAACATCTTGGCCCAATGACCTTTGGTCATGATGATGGCGGCGAGGTGTTTTTAGGAAGGGATCTTGGACGTTCACGTAATTACAGTGAAGAGGTTGCAGCAGTTATTGATAAGGAAATCAGAAATATTGTCGAGACAGCCTTTGAGAGAGCCTGCTTGATTTTAACCGAGAAAAAGGATAAGCTGGTTGAGATTTCAGAGCATCTTCTGGAAGTTAACACCATT